ACCTTGGCAGCGAGGATTTCTTCAGTCTTGTCTCAAATACGGCGGGCGGCTACAGCTTTTACCGCGATGCGCGGATGCGCCGCCTGACCCGCTACCGCTATAACAGCTCCCCGCTGGATATGGACGGCCACCACATTTACATCAAGGATGGCGATACCGTCTGGAACCCCGGCTGGCAGCCCACCAAGACAGAGCTGGACAGCTACGCCTGCCGCCACGGTCTGGGCTATACCATTCTGGAGGGTGAGAAGAACGGTGTTTCCGCTGCGCAGGAGCTGTTCGTGCCCACCGGCGATGCCTGTGAGTTGGACCGCCTAACTTTGAAAAATAAGACGGATGCCATAAAAGAGCTGGATGTGTTCAGCTATGTGGAGTTCTGCCTGTGGGATGCCATTGACGACAGCTCCAACTTCCAGCGCAACTTCTCCACCGGCGAAGTGGAGGTGGAGCCGGCCATCATCTACCATAAGACGGAATACCGTGAGCGCCGCAATCACTATGCGGTATTCTGGAGCAATACGCCCGTTACCAGCTTTGATACCACCCGCGATGCCTTCTGCGGTGTGTATGGCGGCCCTGCAGACCCGCAGGCCGTCCACGCCGGGCACTGCTCCGGCAGCATCGCCCACGGCTGGGCACCGGTGGGCGCGCTGCACATCCATGTCACCCTTGCACCGGGTGAGGAAAAGAAGATCCTCTTCGGTCTGGGCTACATCGAGAACCCACAGGAAGAAAAGTTCACGGCTCCCGGTGTCATCAACAAGGAGCGTGCCCACGCCATGATCGCACGCTATGCCACCGATGCACAGGTGGACGCGGCCCGCAAGGCGCTGGCCGACCACTGGGAAGCTCTGCTCTCCACCTACCATCTGGAATCCGGCGAGGAAAAGCTGGACCGTATGGTGAACATCTGGCACCAGTATCAGTGTATGGTCACCTTCAATATGAGCCGCTCGGCCAGCTACTTTGAAAGCGGGACCGGCCGCGGCATGGGCTTCCGCGACAGCTGTCAGGATCTGCTGGGCTTTGTACACATCATTCCGTCCCGCGCACGGGAGCGCATTCTGGATATCGCCGCCACCCAGTTTGAGGATGGCAGCGCCTACCACCAGTACCAGCCTCTGACCAAGAAAGGCAACCGCGATATCGGCACCGGCTTCAACGATGACCCGCTGTGGCTCATTGCCGGCACTGCCGCCTATCTGCGCGAGACCGGCGACTGGTCTATTCTGGACGAGCAGGTGCCCTTTGATAATGATGCCAGCAAGGCACAGAGCCTGATGGAGCATCTGCGCCGCAGCTTCAACTTTACCGTCACCCACCTTGGCCCCCACGGCCTGCCGCTCATTGGCCGCGCCGACTGGAACGACTGCCTGAACCTGAACTGTTTCTCGGAGCACCCGGGCGAGAGCTTCCAGATCACCGGTCCCAGCGAAGGCCCTGTGGCCGAAAGCGTGTTCATTGCGGGCATGTTCGTCAAGTACGGCCACGAGTACGCCGAACTGTGCGACCACCTGAACCTTGCCGATGAAGCCGCTGCGGCCCGCAAGGCCGTGGACGGCGTGGAACAGGCGGCCCTGACCTCTGGCTGGGACGGCGCATGGTTCCGCCGCGCCTACGATGCTTTTGGCAAGCCTGTTGGCAGCAAGGAGTGCACCGAGGGCCAGATCTTCATTGAGCCGCAGGGCATGTGCGTTATGGCTGGCATTGGCAAGGAGACCGGTCAGGCCGCGCAGGCATTGAAGAGCGTAGAGGAACGGCTGGATACCAAGTACGGTGTGGTTCTGCACCAACCTGCATACACCAGTTATCAGCTCAATCTGGGCGAAATTTCCAGCTATCCTCCGGGATACAAGGAGAACGCCGGTATCTTCTGCCACAACAATCCGTGGATCAGCTGTGCCGAAGCCGTTCTGGGGCATGGCGACCGGGCCTTTGAGGTGTACCGCAAGACATGCCCGGCCTACATCGAGGATATTTCCGAGATCCACCGCACCGAACCCTATGTTTACAGCCAGATGGTGGCCGGTAAGGATGCCCCCACCTTTGGCGAAGCAAAGAACAGCTGGCTGACCGGCACTGCCGCATGGACCTTCTTCAATGTGAGCCAGTATATCCTTGGCATCCAGCCCACGCTGGACGGCCTGAAGGTAGACCCCTGTATCCCACACACGCTGGGCGGCTTCACCGTTACCCGCCGCTACCGGGGAGCAACCTATCACATTGCAGTGGATAATACCGCTGCAGTCCAGTACGGTGTGAAGAGCGTCGCTGTGGATGGCAAGCCCATTGAGGGCAGCCTGCTGCCGCTGGCACCAGAAGGCGCTGTGGTAGA
Above is a genomic segment from Faecalibacterium taiwanense containing:
- a CDS encoding GH36-type glycosyl hydrolase domain-containing protein codes for the protein MKFGHFDDARKEYVITTPRTPLPWINYLGSEDFFSLVSNTAGGYSFYRDARMRRLTRYRYNSSPLDMDGHHIYIKDGDTVWNPGWQPTKTELDSYACRHGLGYTILEGEKNGVSAAQELFVPTGDACELDRLTLKNKTDAIKELDVFSYVEFCLWDAIDDSSNFQRNFSTGEVEVEPAIIYHKTEYRERRNHYAVFWSNTPVTSFDTTRDAFCGVYGGPADPQAVHAGHCSGSIAHGWAPVGALHIHVTLAPGEEKKILFGLGYIENPQEEKFTAPGVINKERAHAMIARYATDAQVDAARKALADHWEALLSTYHLESGEEKLDRMVNIWHQYQCMVTFNMSRSASYFESGTGRGMGFRDSCQDLLGFVHIIPSRARERILDIAATQFEDGSAYHQYQPLTKKGNRDIGTGFNDDPLWLIAGTAAYLRETGDWSILDEQVPFDNDASKAQSLMEHLRRSFNFTVTHLGPHGLPLIGRADWNDCLNLNCFSEHPGESFQITGPSEGPVAESVFIAGMFVKYGHEYAELCDHLNLADEAAAARKAVDGVEQAALTSGWDGAWFRRAYDAFGKPVGSKECTEGQIFIEPQGMCVMAGIGKETGQAAQALKSVEERLDTKYGVVLHQPAYTSYQLNLGEISSYPPGYKENAGIFCHNNPWISCAEAVLGHGDRAFEVYRKTCPAYIEDISEIHRTEPYVYSQMVAGKDAPTFGEAKNSWLTGTAAWTFFNVSQYILGIQPTLDGLKVDPCIPHTLGGFTVTRRYRGATYHIAVDNTAAVQYGVKSVAVDGKPIEGSLLPLAPEGAVVEVQVTMG